From a region of the Nerophis lumbriciformis linkage group LG06, RoL_Nlum_v2.1, whole genome shotgun sequence genome:
- the LOC133608543 gene encoding voltage-gated delayed rectifier potassium channel KCNH4-like — MLHLEWLHELGKRLEMHYVNNTVGGPSVRRSYIAALYFTLSSLTSVGFGNVCANTDAEKIFSICTMLIGGPHGAGGGVAENREIFGRIFVPGGFRERR; from the exons ATGTTACATTTGG aatggctccatgagctgggcaaacgcctggagatgcactacgtcaacaacacggtcggcggcccgtcggtgcgcaggtcgtacatcgccgccctctacttcaccctcagcagcctgaccagcgtcggctttggcaacgtgtgcgccaacacggacgccgagaagatcttctccatctgcaccatgctcatcggcg gtccgcatggagctggagggggcgtggctgaaaatcgggagattttcgggagaatatttgtcccgggaggttttcgggagaggcgctga